A window of Salvia splendens isolate huo1 chromosome 8, SspV2, whole genome shotgun sequence genomic DNA:
TTTAAACTATATATAGagctagtattaattaattatagcatATCAAGTGATTATAAACTTACTTGAAAAATGGTGTGGGAGAGTTGAAACCATCTCCATCATGGTGATAATCTCCACTTTGTGGTGAGAGATGCATCTTCTTTTTCTTGATGGCTGCAACGATGACACAAGCCAAGCTCTTGAAAGGGCTGCCAGTGGGCTTCACAAAGCGATAAACTTTTGAGCCACATAGGAAGACCACCAAGCCAACCAGATTGGCCATGGTGAAGATGGTGAAGCCCCACCCCCAGCCCCGGTTTTCCTCCACGTATACCATGAGCGTTGAGCTCACAAAGTTAGCCACGTAGATTGTGAAAACGAACCAATTGAAGAATATCCCCTGATGTCTTGTGGAGTCTAGTTGATCTGCTCCCATGGAAGCAAGAGTGAAGCGTGTGCCTCCGTTTCCTATAGAGAGGAGAGTCAGGCCGAGATAGAGAAGACCGGCCTGAAGAGGCGTTGGATGCTTGCAGAGAATGGAACCCTTTTCACAACTAGGAGGCCTCAAATGGCTCACTGTTGCAGATAGTAGCAATAGCACTACTCCCTGCACAATATCAATACTACTTCATAATCATGATATCTTTCAGAAGAAGGGGAGGGAAACATACCAGCAAAGAGATGAGGGAGGAGAAGCAGATGACAGAAAAGCAGCCAGCAAAAGAATCAGCAATGATTGCAGCAAAGATAGGGATGAAAGTGATGCTTCCATTGACATAGTTGCTGATTTTAGCAGCATCAGTATCTTCAAAATGGAACTCATCTCTCAGGAATGTAATGAGGTTGGCGCATAATCCAGATGAGAGTGTCAAACCACCCATTGTTGCTGTTTttccacaaaaaaaaatcaaaaatttgtaaaaatggTTAAGAACTAAGATTATCTGAAAGAGACATGAAAAAGAACCTATGATGAAAGGGAAGGTGATCCATCCGCCACGAGCACGGCGCAGAAGTGCTTCACTCTTCATCATCATTCAATTCCAACTCTaagttgttttttatttattttctcctttGTTCAATGTTGAAGCTTAAATGAGATGTGTTGTGTGCGCTTTTATTATTCATTCATGGCATAACAAACTTTTAAAAATGTAAGGAATCAAAAGGTAAGCATTCTTTGTCATATAACTCATTAAACTCACATACATATACATCTTTGCCTTCTTTGTGTTGAAATTTATAATCTGTATGTCACTCACTAAATTAAAAGTATGTGTTTTTTCTGCCTGACACCTAATTTTAGTTGGACTTATTTATTGTAAAATGTAGTAGTTGGATGTTTAAATGAGAAAAGATAAAAAATGATTAACATTATTCTGAATACGGAAAACTGAATCGTGAATGGAATAATCTTAAAAAGTCACACACATTGGCATACAAAATATTGCAGGACACTTGATTCTATCAAAATGAATTCTTGGCTTTAATTTCACATAAATTGTAACTACTCCATTAGTTATAGACCCGCTTGTTATTTCAGTAAATTCATAATTTGTTTTAACTTTGCATTATAAAATAAGTGAAGTAATAGTGGTCAAACATGATTTTTGATGTAAAGAGAAATtcaatctttaaaaaaatcaattttgatgattttgttCTCTTCCACTGCTCACGTATACAGTCCAGTAATTTTAGTAAaggtgatgctaaatggccataatatggccaagccataaacttaaaatattaataaatatttgtgtCATTAATGCTAATTCAACAAAATCCATACACCTCAAAAAGAGTAAACATGTTGAGACTATTGTGCCCTTTACTTGAAATATACAACTCCTAATATCTTTTATGCAAATATAAGTATAACCcatgtagttgaatattttttttattttttaatttattatactcCGTAGTTTGTAAATGCATATTAATCACAATAATTAACTATGGTTGACAACCGTCATTTATACCAATACAAATTCGACAATTCACTTCTTATAACATTTGCACCGCATGATACACAAATTATTGGAGTCAGTATTTTCAGAAAATTATCATTTGCACAATTACAAATTCATTAAATTTgctttattatatatattgaatttaagTAATTATAACATTgcaataaagagaaaaaagataATTATGTAAACACAACTAtatcatagtatataaaaataattagtatgtttatttttaaaattatattataatgcACCCTACATTTTTagtataattgaaaattttaaactaTAACATGATTAAATATTATAGGCTATCTGATTGTGTTACAACTTAGTTATTATTGATTTCAATTTAATATGATCAATAGAAAAACATTTAGGGAACATAAAAACTTAATCTTAGActaaaaaattgtttaaaaataaattactgaaaatagaaaattaaaaaataaataaattaaaaaagaaatgtaaATATCGGATTAAGGAAATGAAATTGGAAAACAATTACAATTAAATAGAAATGGTAAATT
This region includes:
- the LOC121744140 gene encoding protein NRT1/ PTR FAMILY 2.7-like, translated to MMMKSEALLRRARGGWITFPFIIATMGGLTLSSGLCANLITFLRDEFHFEDTDAAKISNYVNGSITFIPIFAAIIADSFAGCFSVICFSSLISLLGVVLLLLSATVSHLRPPSCEKGSILCKHPTPLQAGLLYLGLTLLSIGNGGTRFTLASMGADQLDSTRHQGIFFNWFVFTIYVANFVSSTLMVYVEENRGWGWGFTIFTMANLVGLVVFLCGSKVYRFVKPTGSPFKSLACVIVAAIKKKKMHLSPQSGDYHHDGDGFNSPTPFFKFLNRAAMKNEEESSSKIVSPWKLCTVQQVEDLKRLIKIVPIWISGYILSIPIAVQMSFIIIQGKTMDNHITSHFKIPAATIQVCLLIATCVTISLLDRLIFPLWVKLAPNRPPTHLQRIGIGHVFTILSSIVAALVESKRLSVARSHNLVDQVNAVVPMSLLWLAPPLAILGVSEGFHFAGQVSFCYQQFPASFKSTATAVVGLTIAGAFYSSNIVIDAVQNATVWLPNNINKGRLDNVYWLCSGIGALNLVFFLVCASVYKYHKA